The Caulobacter sp. FWC2 region AGGCCTCGTTCAGCGGCTTCTCGCCCAAAATCTCGATCCAACGCGACCTGGCGCGCGGCGGCATGATCTACGCCCTCAGTTCCGAGGGCTATCGCGCCGGTGGCTTCAATTCGGGGGACTGACCACGCCGTCCGAGACGCGGCGCGTGTTCCAGCCCGACCACCTGCGCAATTACGAGGTCGGCGCGACGCTCAATCCGTTCCAAGACCGCATGAACCTGCGCGCGGCGCTGTTCTATGACGATTGGCGCGACATCCAGACAGACCAGTACTTCGCCTCGGGCCTGTCCTACACCGCCAATATCGGCGACGGGCGCAATTTAGGCCTGGAGATCGAGGCGGGCTGGAAGGCGACGCACCACCTGACCCTGAAGGCCAACGCCCTCTTCAACGAGCCGAAACTGACGCGCATCGCCCCCGGATACGGCATCACCAACAGCGCCAGCCTGCCCGGGGTGCCGGACGTCTCGTTCGGCAGCCTGGTGACCTATCAACGCCCGATCACGGCCACCGCCATGCTCCTGCTGACGGCCGAGACCGGCTATATCGGCGAGTCTCGCCTGACCTTCGACCCGCGCTTCTCCCCGATCATGGGCGGCTACTACACTGGCAAGCTGTCGGCCCAGGTGCTGACCGACCGCTGGCGCGCGGCGGTGTTCGTCAGCAATCCCTGGAACAGCTCCAGCGACACCTTCGCCTACGGCAACCCCTTCAGCTTCGGCCAGGTCCGGCAGGTGACGCCGCAGCGCCCGCGCACATGGAGCCTGGCCCTGTCGGCCAACTTCTAGGCGGAACGCCTCGCCCGCCAGCAGCGGCAATTTGTTGCAAAGCTTACATATTTGTCATCGTCGGATGCGGGGGGCGGCCCTTGGCGGCGACGTCTTTCCTATCGAAGCGACCGCGGGGGCGTAGTCGTTCGATCGAGGACATGTAATG contains the following coding sequences:
- a CDS encoding TonB-dependent receptor, with product MFQPDHLRNYEVGATLNPFQDRMNLRAALFYDDWRDIQTDQYFASGLSYTANIGDGRNLGLEIEAGWKATHHLTLKANALFNEPKLTRIAPGYGITNSASLPGVPDVSFGSLVTYQRPITATAMLLLTAETGYIGESRLTFDPRFSPIMGGYYTGKLSAQVLTDRWRAAVFVSNPWNSSSDTFAYGNPFSFGQVRQVTPQRPRTWSLALSANF